The Vigna unguiculata cultivar IT97K-499-35 chromosome 6, ASM411807v1, whole genome shotgun sequence genome contains a region encoding:
- the LOC114186547 gene encoding glyceraldehyde-3-phosphate dehydrogenase, testis-specific-like — MGSKSIASVALLLSLILFLFSMASSHTHTYTSPPPPPTQECPPPPPPQEHPSPPPQEHPSPPPPSPPPPPAQEHSPPPPPPPQAQECREVGLCANVLSSGETNECCPVVRDLLEANATVCICAIARTVVVDIPVVDLNAQVVLLLNECGHNQTFSCDNN, encoded by the coding sequence ATGGGTTCCAAGAGTATTGCATCCGTTGCCCTTCTCCTCAGCCTCAtcctttttctgttttccatGGCTAGCTCCCACACCCATACTTAtacatcaccaccaccaccaccaacacaaGAAtgtccaccaccaccaccaccacaagaacacccatcaccaccaccacaagaACACCcctcaccaccaccaccgtcaccaccaccaccaccagcaCAAGAACactcaccaccaccaccaccaccaccacaagcACAAGAGTGTCGAGAGGTGGGTTTGTGCGCTAACGTTTTGAGTTCGGGTGAGACAAACGAGTGCTGCCCCGTGGTTCGTGATCTTTTGGAGGCTAATGCCACTGTGTGTATTTGCGCCATAGCCAGAACCGTGGTGGTAGATATACCCGTAGTAGATCTTAACGCTCAGGTGGTGCTACTATTAAACGAATGTGGTCATAACCAGACCTTCAGTTGCGATAACAACTGA